The Staphylococcus sp. KG4-3 genome has a window encoding:
- the rplU gene encoding 50S ribosomal protein L21, translating into MFAIIETGGKQVKVEEGQEIFVEKLDVNEGDSFTFDKVLFVGGDAVKVGAPTVEGASVTATVKKQGRGKKITVFTYKRRKDSKRKKGHRQPYTKLTIDKINA; encoded by the coding sequence ATGTTTGCTATTATTGAAACAGGTGGAAAACAAGTTAAAGTAGAAGAAGGACAAGAAATCTTTGTTGAGAAATTAGATGTTAACGAAGGTGACTCTTTCACATTTGACAAAGTATTATTTGTAGGTGGAGACGCAGTTAAAGTTGGTGCGCCAACTGTTGAAGGTGCTTCAGTTACTGCTACTGTTAAGAAACAAGGTCGCGGTAAGAAGATTACTGTATTCACATATAAACGTCGTAAAGACTCAAAACGTAAAAAAGGTCATCGTCAACCTTACACTAAATTAACAATCGACAAAATCAACGCATAA
- the mreC gene encoding rod shape-determining protein MreC: MSKFFKNNKLIVILCAIIVFIALIGVSLRSQSQSPVEQYVGDSVAFGQKAVSYPVHFVTGSINNLFAKDSSKEQQSKVKQLEAENERLKSENKKYKKELDIEDISKFEPISSTVLSRNPDQWMNTLVINQGAKDGIKNNMAVMTSEGLVGRISKVNQFSSQVDLISTNTRANRLSVNIQHDDKNVFGLIDHYDSKNEELIITDINNKDSVKKGDKVVTSGLADQLPSSIYIGEVSKVENDEYGLSKEVRVKTAANLSDLNHVYVAKRDPKTIPDNESGDN; encoded by the coding sequence TTGTCAAAGTTTTTTAAAAACAACAAGTTGATTGTTATTTTATGTGCAATCATTGTATTTATTGCCTTAATTGGTGTATCTTTACGTTCGCAATCACAATCACCAGTAGAACAATACGTAGGAGATTCAGTTGCATTCGGTCAAAAGGCGGTTAGTTATCCTGTTCATTTCGTAACAGGTTCAATCAATAACCTTTTTGCAAAAGATAGTTCAAAAGAGCAACAAAGCAAGGTTAAACAATTAGAAGCTGAAAACGAAAGACTGAAATCAGAAAACAAAAAGTATAAAAAAGAATTAGATATAGAAGATATATCTAAATTCGAACCAATTTCTAGTACAGTATTATCTAGAAATCCAGATCAATGGATGAATACACTAGTTATTAACCAGGGTGCTAAAGATGGTATAAAAAATAATATGGCTGTGATGACTTCAGAAGGATTGGTAGGTCGAATCTCTAAAGTAAATCAATTTTCCTCACAAGTTGATTTAATTTCAACAAACACACGCGCTAACCGTTTATCAGTAAATATTCAACATGATGATAAAAATGTATTTGGGTTAATCGATCATTATGATTCTAAAAATGAAGAACTTATTATTACTGATATTAATAATAAAGACAGTGTGAAAAAAGGAGATAAGGTTGTTACAAGTGGTTTAGCTGATCAATTACCAAGTAGTATATACATAGGTGAAGTTTCAAAAGTAGAAAATGATGAATATGGCTTATCAAAAGAAGTTAGAGTTAAAACAGCTGCTAATTTATCAGATTTAAATCATGTATATGTAGCTAAAAGAGACCCTAAGACAATACCGGATAATGAAAGTGGTGATAATTAA
- a CDS encoding DUF4930 family protein — MRFIFSIIKNFIAIIAIIIIVFFALKYAPFLKDQQWNPVHNNEPPTSNTQSEGGLTGGQRYSVEDNDILKNVPRSQAKNVFDWIDKKEFMSVSGIGRMGYSDKYLAGQRGDEFIIYKFGSDSIRVYKTEIEMEQDLNQLGEHIELQPPSKYE; from the coding sequence ATGCGGTTTATATTTAGTATTATTAAAAACTTTATAGCTATTATAGCAATTATAATCATTGTATTCTTCGCGTTGAAATATGCGCCGTTTTTAAAAGACCAGCAATGGAACCCAGTACATAATAATGAGCCACCTACGAGCAACACCCAATCAGAAGGTGGTTTAACAGGTGGTCAACGTTATTCTGTAGAAGACAATGATATTTTGAAAAATGTCCCTCGCAGTCAGGCTAAAAATGTATTTGATTGGATAGATAAGAAAGAATTTATGTCTGTTTCAGGAATTGGTAGAATGGGATATAGCGATAAATATCTAGCAGGCCAACGTGGCGATGAATTTATAATTTATAAATTTGGTTCAGACTCCATTCGTGTTTATAAAACTGAAATAGAAATGGAGCAAGACCTAAATCAACTTGGGGAGCATATTGAACTACAGCCACCATCTAAATACGAGTAA
- the radC gene encoding DNA repair protein RadC, with translation MKIKELANNQKPRERLLNNGPAHLSDGELLAILINTGRKGFSSLDIANELLKSVESLKQLKALSINDLNKVKGIGLYKALILKAAFELGERMHSGSLDEKIQITSPQDVANFMMGKMEHLTQEKFIVLFLNSKNVVIKQKTIFIGTLNSSIVHPREIFSEAIKCASNAIVVLHNHPSGDTTPSKEDIRTTDRLRECGEILGIDLLDHIIIGDHTYMSMVEDGYFD, from the coding sequence ATGAAAATAAAAGAACTCGCCAATAATCAGAAACCTAGAGAAAGATTGTTAAACAATGGACCTGCACATTTATCTGATGGTGAACTACTAGCCATTTTAATTAATACAGGTAGAAAAGGGTTTTCAAGTTTAGATATAGCTAATGAATTGTTAAAGTCAGTAGAAAGTTTAAAACAGTTAAAGGCATTATCCATCAATGATTTGAATAAAGTGAAGGGAATTGGTTTATATAAAGCATTGATTCTAAAAGCTGCTTTTGAGCTAGGGGAACGCATGCATTCGGGGAGTTTAGATGAGAAGATACAAATTACTAGTCCTCAAGATGTTGCTAATTTTATGATGGGAAAAATGGAGCATTTAACTCAGGAAAAGTTTATTGTGTTATTTCTTAATTCTAAGAATGTTGTTATTAAGCAGAAAACAATATTTATTGGAACATTAAATTCATCAATCGTTCATCCTCGAGAAATATTTAGCGAAGCTATAAAATGTGCAAGTAATGCAATTGTGGTGCTTCACAATCATCCATCAGGTGATACTACACCGTCCAAAGAAGATATTAGGACAACTGATAGATTAAGAGAATGTGGAGAAATTCTAGGAATAGATTTACTGGACCATATTATTATTGGAGATCATACTTATATGAGTATGGTAGAGGACGGCTATTTTGATTAA
- the rpmA gene encoding 50S ribosomal protein L27, which translates to MLKLNLQFFSSKKGLGSTKNGRDSVSKRLGAKRADGQHVTGGSILFRQRGTKIYPGENVGRGGDDTLFAKIDGVVKFERKGRDKKQVSVYAAAE; encoded by the coding sequence ATGTTAAAATTAAATTTACAGTTCTTCTCATCTAAAAAAGGACTTGGTTCTACAAAAAACGGACGTGACTCAGTTTCTAAACGTTTAGGAGCTAAACGTGCTGATGGTCAACACGTTACAGGTGGTTCAATCTTATTCCGCCAACGTGGTACTAAAATTTATCCTGGTGAAAATGTAGGTCGTGGTGGCGACGATACATTATTCGCTAAAATCGACGGCGTGGTTAAATTTGAACGCAAAGGTCGCGACAAAAAACAAGTTTCTGTTTACGCAGCAGCTGAGTAA
- a CDS encoding ribosomal-processing cysteine protease Prp, giving the protein MITVDVTLNDVGQITDVIMDGHAEHGEYGHDIVCAGASAVLFGSVNAIMGLTNEKPDIDYNDDGGHFHIRSVDTSNEQAQLILQAMLVSLQTIEEEYKENIRLNYK; this is encoded by the coding sequence ATGATTACTGTTGATGTTACATTGAACGATGTCGGTCAAATCACTGATGTTATCATGGATGGCCATGCAGAACATGGCGAATATGGACATGATATAGTTTGTGCAGGTGCATCCGCAGTGCTTTTCGGAAGTGTTAATGCTATAATGGGATTAACAAATGAGAAGCCCGATATTGATTACAATGATGACGGTGGACATTTCCATATTAGAAGTGTAGATACTTCTAATGAACAAGCGCAATTAATTCTTCAAGCAATGTTAGTTTCGTTGCAAACCATTGAAGAAGAGTATAAAGAAAATATCAGATTAAACTATAAGTGA
- a CDS encoding A24 family peptidase, whose translation MITLLLICPILFSFLYQLCFVENLKISYLTTRSRCDYCRKKITIIETIPILSFIFLRGTSKCCNRRISVFYLLGEFLSLIPVFYMIYLPHKLTIDNTTLILIYLFLLTFSIFDIKTYTVPLHVVVVFAICICFITPIHIMSFFFVTSLLHIFYLLFHNAIGYGDIIIFSLLALALASSEFLITLLFTFICGGVFALLVLLVSRNERARIPLIPFIYIAFNIMLITSQNLNFGGF comes from the coding sequence TTGATAACGCTGCTTTTAATTTGTCCTATATTATTTAGTTTTTTATATCAGCTATGTTTTGTAGAAAACCTGAAAATAAGTTATCTCACAACCCGTTCAAGATGTGATTATTGTCGCAAAAAAATAACTATAATAGAAACAATACCAATTTTAAGCTTTATTTTTTTAAGAGGCACTTCAAAATGCTGTAATCGCAGAATAAGTGTTTTTTATCTGCTTGGGGAGTTTCTTTCTTTGATTCCTGTATTTTACATGATTTATTTACCTCACAAACTAACGATTGACAACACTACTTTAATACTAATTTATTTATTCCTCCTCACCTTTTCTATATTTGATATTAAGACATACACAGTTCCTTTGCATGTGGTAGTCGTTTTTGCTATTTGCATTTGTTTTATTACTCCAATTCATATCATGTCATTTTTCTTCGTAACGAGCTTGCTTCATATATTTTATTTACTATTTCATAATGCCATTGGCTATGGAGATATAATTATCTTTTCTTTGCTAGCTTTAGCTTTAGCATCTTCAGAGTTTTTAATCACTCTTTTGTTTACATTTATCTGTGGTGGTGTTTTTGCTTTGCTCGTGTTACTTGTTTCTCGTAATGAAAGAGCAAGAATTCCACTTATTCCTTTTATTTATATCGCATTTAATATAATGCTTATAACATCTCAAAATTTAAACTTTGGAGGTTTTTAA
- a CDS encoding squalene/phytoene synthase family protein yields the protein MTEKKFPKDAMRVLKETSRTFYIPITFLEKELKHTVASAYLVLRAIDEIEDHEELDNDLKHSILMQVSELFKAPFDEAKYMQILEPVKDKMPEVTLRLGEWIEACPNKTVSIVLEASSEMAFGMAKWAKANWDIHTKDDLDDYTYYVAGLVGVMLSQLWDLCANVKTDRELAIGYGRGLQAVNILRNEQEDLAERGVSFVPDDWTRDDLFKYAEDNLAKADAYMKDINKKTILLFCRLPLALAHKSLKAMKNGREKISRKEVEETVDEIQQD from the coding sequence ATGACTGAAAAGAAATTCCCAAAAGATGCAATGCGTGTTTTAAAAGAAACAAGTCGTACTTTTTATATTCCGATAACTTTTTTAGAAAAAGAGTTAAAACATACGGTAGCATCTGCTTATTTAGTATTAAGAGCAATAGATGAAATTGAAGATCACGAGGAATTGGATAACGATTTAAAACATTCAATACTGATGCAAGTAAGTGAGTTATTTAAAGCTCCTTTTGATGAAGCGAAATACATGCAAATTCTTGAACCCGTGAAGGATAAAATGCCTGAAGTCACTTTAAGATTAGGTGAGTGGATAGAAGCTTGTCCAAATAAGACAGTATCAATTGTATTAGAGGCTTCTAGCGAAATGGCATTTGGTATGGCAAAATGGGCTAAAGCAAACTGGGACATCCATACCAAGGATGATTTAGATGATTATACATATTATGTAGCGGGACTTGTCGGTGTCATGCTCTCGCAATTGTGGGACTTATGTGCAAATGTTAAAACAGATAGGGAATTGGCAATTGGTTACGGACGAGGCTTGCAAGCTGTTAACATTCTTAGAAATGAACAAGAAGATTTAGCAGAACGTGGTGTAAGTTTTGTACCGGATGATTGGACACGTGATGATTTGTTTAAATATGCTGAAGATAATTTAGCTAAAGCAGATGCATATATGAAAGATATTAATAAAAAAACTATTTTACTCTTTTGTCGTTTACCATTAGCGCTGGCTCACAAATCACTTAAAGCAATGAAAAATGGTAGAGAGAAGATATCCAGAAAAGAAGTAGAAGAAACTGTCGATGAAATTCAACAAGATTAG
- the mreD gene encoding rod shape-determining protein MreD, which produces MRALYYFLIGIVLFYIDTAIGLIIPMQIGTKDIIFVPHLTLMYLLIICVHRSFGVAIILSTVLGLITDLYFGSFYGLYLFGYILFVVIQDFFFKTFYRDYTMLFFIVLLSTIFLEIYVATIYSILGLIAFNLFDFVLYRLIPTLVLNFILLIIFYPIITKFFRKVQLKIDSKKA; this is translated from the coding sequence ATGCGTGCGTTATACTACTTTCTTATCGGTATTGTATTATTTTATATTGATACTGCAATTGGGTTAATTATACCAATGCAAATTGGCACGAAAGACATAATTTTTGTTCCACACTTGACTTTAATGTATTTACTAATAATATGTGTTCACAGAAGTTTTGGTGTAGCTATTATATTATCTACGGTGTTAGGCCTAATTACTGATTTATATTTTGGTAGTTTTTATGGCTTGTATTTATTTGGTTATATACTGTTCGTTGTAATTCAAGACTTTTTCTTCAAAACATTTTATAGAGACTATACAATGTTATTCTTTATAGTATTATTAAGTACAATTTTCTTAGAAATTTATGTAGCTACTATTTATAGCATATTGGGGTTGATAGCATTTAATTTATTTGATTTTGTGTTGTATAGATTAATTCCTACATTGGTGCTTAATTTTATATTACTTATTATTTTCTATCCGATTATTACTAAATTCTTTAGAAAAGTGCAATTGAAGATTGACAGTAAGAAAGCCTAA